The Rosa rugosa chromosome 1, drRosRugo1.1, whole genome shotgun sequence genomic sequence TAAAGCCATAATTAATACTTTGATATCACGTCATGCGAGATACAACTGTCAcagttattttttctttattcccAATCAAATATCGTAATTAGGTTATAGATCAAGTGATGACCTATAGCTAAGTTTTATAGAAGGGATTCATGTGAGATATCTTTCCAAAATAGACATTGATCGAGTTATGTTTTCCCGGAAAGCACGaactaattaattagttaaGGGTCCCTAACGTACTCATAATGACTAATATAAGAAAAACATTCCCCATTAGTCGAAACATATACACATACATATTCCGATCGTATACAGAACCCGAGAGTCAATTAAGTATATGAGACCTAATGCACACGAAAGAAGAAAAATCGTACTTAGCTCAATAATTTAAAGTAAAAAGAGGATGGAGATGTATCAGACAATATCAGAATCACTAGACAGACTGCATGTGATTTCCAAATAAACTGAGCTGAAAGTCAGTTTGAAGATTTGAAATAATTTAGATTTGAGAAAAGTACATGCAAAGGTAGAGCTATACATTAGGGCTACCCTTAAACTGTAGCTCGGAGTCTTAATTTGTGGAAAACAGAAAGTTTAATTACCGCATTACTTTACCAATTTTTTTACGTAAATTCCAATACTAAGCCACCTTATTATTCCACATAGATTAATTTAGAGCACTAAACTCACaattaattttgtttaattatgtAAAACATGTATCGCACCGACGCACCTAGATTTAGCCCACCCTATTAAATTCCTAATTCCGTCTTTACGCACTTGCAGCTTGCAGCAGGCATATGTAGGAAGAAGATTATATATAGAAGCGAGACACTAAGAAGATTTAGCTAAAGGGAGCTAGGTTAATATATGCAGGAAGGAGATCGAATAAAAGCAAATTTACCTTGATTGAGCTTGGAATGTTGAACTGTATATGTATGATCGACTAAtaatgagagagtgagagatagATAGATCGATAGAGATTTTGAAGCCTTATAGAAGCTTTGAAGGTTATTTATAGGGCTTTGTTTTCCTAAAGATATATTGGAAAGTTAATTACTCACGTAATATATACTTGCCTTAAATTGTTACGATCTAGTTTTTataaattttcttctttttttttattgatgattTCTTTTTGGGATAAATTTTTAGACATTGATTGTCTAACTATCTATAAAGAGACTAATCAAAAGTGTGTATATGCAACACGtataaattaaatataaaagaGGTTATTTTAATTTGTTGACAATGGGACATCAATCGTGGCACCCTGAATGGGGTTCCTACAACGCCGTTAACTCCAAGCCAATTTCGAGTGACACCAATTTGGGTAGGTCGAGGGACAACTACGGCAAAAACTCTTGGGTTCCCTCGTTGCATGCGGTAGTCGCCAATGTTTGATCACGAAGCGTTTGGTTCATCCAGGTAAAATTCAGTccagaaacaaaaattgaaaatagGTTAAAGTTTTTCCATCCGTATTTTGTTTTAATAAACCACAAATTAGCATTGGCCTTCCATGTCCACACTTATTTTGTGCTGAATTAATACAATGCTCAAAAGCTGCcaatgataaataaataaataaactgagaaaaaaagaagaagaaaaaaaacaacataATGCAATAAAAAACCTTAAATTTGCATTGGGCATTCTAAATGGACTTTTAAACTACAAGATCACAGGCTTTTACACACCCGAAAAAACACCCGGCCCAAGACCCATCTCCCAACGCCGTCGTTTCGTGTTACCGCCACCCCTTATTCCTCTTCCCTCCTTGAAACGGTaacttcactctctctctctctctctctatggaCTCCTACACTCCCCTACTGGAGAAAACCCGGGTTCCCCAACCTTCCCTCCAAAAATACGCCGTGATTTCAATCTTCTCGAAGCTCCGATCCGCCCCGAACTACCTAGACTCCGACTCCGAACCCGGAAGAGAAGCCATTTCTCAGTGCCTCCACTCCGCTTCCCCCGCCGTCGTCGATCAATCGGTTCGCGAGCTCTGCGGCCTCGTCGCCGACGACGGCTCCAAAATCGATGTCCACCGCGGCTTGCTGGAGCTCCAGTCCGCGCTCGAAGGATCCGATTCGAAGTTCGTCGACCTGTTTGTGAAAGGTTTGGGGTTTTTGGTCCGGTTAGGGTTTCAGAAGAGCAATGGCAAGTGGTCTTTCAGCAACACAGAGTCTCACCCCTTGATTAAGGTAAAGGAAATCCATGATTGCTCGGAAGTTGTAGTTTTAGCTTAGGAATTGTGAATTGAGTTAAATTTTCTAGCAATGCTGATAAATTAGTGAGAGGTTTTGAATTCTGTGAACTGTGGTGGTGGTTGATTTTTTAGGTTCTTTCGTGCCGGAGCGATGTGGAGGCTGAACTTGTGCAGCAAGTTTTACTGTTTATGGCACAGAATAGGCGGTTGGGAATGGTGGAAGTATGTGAGTTCTTGAGACCGTTTATAAACTATTTGATTTTGAGAATACCGTTTTCGGAAATGTCATTTATGTTTGCGAGGCGTTTAGTATCATCAATGGCGTCTCTTTGTTGCTCAATTCCTGTTGATGCAATGCCGGTGCTTAAATTGTTGACAGAATGTCTTCAGTACGTTCCGCACAAGAGTTCAGAAGTAAGTGTACTTGTGTGACTTGTATTGCATGTATTGGCTGATCCTGCCTTCATTGGATCATGGTTGGGGAGGATAGTTTAATTTTCAGGGGATGATGAATTTATGTTAAAGTTCCACCGGTTCGCATTGGCTTGGTGCTAATTAATTGATTCTTCAAAACTGTCAggatttccggaatttcatataTTTAGCAGAATGTATGGTGGATGCATATACAGTGGTTTTGAGGCATTTAGCTGGAACTAGATTGGTATGTTTTTGGCCTTTTGATGTAATTTGTATTCATGTTGTCTTTGTGCAGATCGGACAAAGATTGTTTAAtcattctttttctctctttttcttttttggttcatttgcttttttcttttttcatggaattaatattttttttttccctgtcCTTGATAGCAGCTGATTGCTGAGGCTCAACTCTGTGGTTTGGAACTGTTTGAGAAAATTATATCGATTTGCACAACTGGTCATAAGCACTCCGGTTCAATCGAGCCTCTAGTTGAACTGTCCAAGAACTTATTGTTGTCCCAGAAAGATAATGGGTTTCCTTATGCACCGAAGTTATCATCAGCTATGCTTTCGTTATTTATTATCCTTGTCCAATCAGAGCTTGAGCATGAACAACTTTCCACATTGAAACTTCTGCACCTTCTCTTGAAGTGGAAGTATGGAAACGGTATGCTTGACAACACTCGTCTAGACAATTTACATGATTGTCATACTCATTGTTTTTGTTGCTGTCATGATTGTTATGTTTCTTTTGGTtataagcatttttttttttttgggtagaaAATGGTGTAGACAGAAGTGGAGGTGCTATGAGCGAGGAGCTTTTGTTCATATTTCCAGTCGTTGGTCTACTGTCATCTCCTTCTAAACATGTCAAAGGAGCGGCAACAGATCTGCTTGTCATGCTAGAAAGACTTTTAGTAAGAGTTTTGGTAGCACCAAAGGATAAACCAGCAAAAGAAGCAGGGCATCCCTCTCTAAGCACACCTGGATCTATTGTGTTTAGAATCTTACAGCATCTCTGGTTTCAGgtgtattttcttttcttctcataTCTGTGATTCTTTTCCATGTAATCTTGTTGTTATATCCAAGTATTCTGCGACTATTTATCTTATTACTGTGTGAACGTTCTATGGTTCAAATTCATGGTTACATTGTTGTTCTTGTATACGTCCGAGTTTGTAACCcttattaaaaaagaaagaacataATATTGGACAGATATAATTGTCAATAATCTATGTTGTGATTTTAATGCTTCTACTATAGGATTTTGTAGCACCTGATGATTGgagttttatattttcttttgcttttcagGATTCTTCTTCATTGTCCagtttgtttttaaatttttcttctATCAGTAAAACTAATGGCGAGGAGATTTATGATGTACCAAGATCGTGGGCTTCTCATTTACAAGAGTATACTCTATCGATTGTTGACAAACGAAAGTCCTCCCTACCTCTCTCGCAGACTCAAGAAATATACATAACTGGTAAACGTTCAGAAAGCAACTTCATTCCTCAAGTTTCTAAGCATGAATACCTGGTAGTTATTTGTTTTGCTGCATTCGTTCTTCGTATTACTTTCACTTACTTGATACTTATGTACTCCCCACTATTTGCTGTAGAGATGCCCTCGTTACTCTCTGCCATTGCTGGTCTTTTAGTGATGAATGAGGTACAAGGAGGCACTGCTCTAGATTCTTTGGCTGCTATTGCCACGATGGATCCTAAACTGGGAGCTCAAATGTTGCTGGCTATCCTATTTTACAATAACATATTCACTAGAAAAGATATAAGTCGCTTTACCATGTTGGTAAGTTTTCATTTGTAGTCTGAactctttaatttttgttaccAATGAATAGTTccttttgggtttttttttttatatatattttttaatttactcTATTTAACTGTATCTGCAGCCAAAACTTTTGACAATGCTTCCAGCACTTGCCTCACAGTCTGTGATGATTCCTCTTGTAGTTCAGACTATCTTACCAATGCTTCATAAGGATGCGAAACCGTAAGTATGGaaatcttttctttttagttattACTATAATCATTTAGGGGTCTTGCTCTTGCCTATCTGTTCTGGTCAGAAGGTGGCCTTATGTCAAAGTGTTCAAAGATTCCAAATTGTTATAGTAATGGGTTTCATTACTAAAATGAGTATTACATACAGTAAGGTAAATATCCACAAATTTGCATGCTATTGTGCTTGATATTTCATTACTGTCTAAAGTATATTCTATCTAAGGCATTTATATTTTCAAACATCCCAAGGACGTCTTGAACAATACACTTGATTCTGAATGGCAAATTGGTTCAAAAGTGTCACATGTGTCCTTGGTGTCATTCTGGAATCTCAAGTCATGTTCATTATTGTTAATGAAAATAGCATCTATGTTAAGCTCTTCACCAATCTTGAACCTATTATTTGCAGTGCACTTGCAAAAAGCGACACTTTTAAGATCTAGCTCTTTTCCTCTGCATTAAATTCTATTAATTGAACAGAAAAAGTTGAAATTTTTTAAGTAGCATATGGATTACTCGTGCAAAGTAGTAGTTTTGAATTCCTAAACTATTAGATTTTGGGCTTTTCTTAAAGTTAATGTCTGGAGGAGTTTCTTTTTGTGTAATCTATTTTTCCCAAAAAGCCTGTTTTCAATGGttaatttaattttcagaaCTTTACATGCGACAGCCATTCGCTTGCTTTGTCAGACCTGGGAGACCAATGACCGTGCCTTCGGGAGTTTGCAGGTAAAATTCCTTTTCCGTTGTTCATTATATTACTAAATTCATAATCAACTTGAGTGTTAATATGGTCATGTCAAAATCCATATTCCGTCATGACCTTGGAGAGTGCCAATTTCCGAATTAGGTGTCTAGCAGACTCGGGAAACAGTAGAGCACAATTGAATGCTGGGGTGCCTAATGGGGGCTCTGTAATTGCATGCCAGATCTTGCTCTAGTTGCATATGTAGTTGATGAGCGAGTCTGCATGTTTGGAAATTTTTGGCCCCTGTGATGCTTCCAGAAGTAATCTTAATCTGTTTCCAAATTGTATGTAATTAGTAGGTCTTTTATGTGATTATTAACATTTTGTTCCAACTTTTAAGTCTTACAAACAGTGTTGGAAAAATTATGGGGTTAAGAAACGAGTAATGAAGTTGAAGTGGAAGTAAAGGGATATGCTAGTTGAAAGATTTCTTCTACTCCATCATGAATTCATAATGATTAGTATTTAGATAAAATGATTACTGAATCCTTGACTTGGGAAAAAATATTTCAGATGCCAAATACTACTTATTATGTGCGCCAGCTTTCCTCTGTTTCTGCTAATTTGTTCATATTTGTGTTGTTTCTTGTCAACATTTTAGGGACTGTTGGTTCCAAAAAGGTTCACTGACTTAAAGGCTGAAAGAAATATATGCATCAGTATGGCTGCATCAGTTCGGGATGTTTGCAGAAAAAATCCTGATAGGGGAGTGGACCTCATCTTATCTGTCTCGGTATGGTTTATCTTGAAGCTgatttctctttgttttggCTAAGCATTCAGCTCTAAGGTGTCTTCTTTTTGTCTTTCAATCAACAGGCTTGCATTGAGAACAATGATCCGATTATTCAAGCTGTGGGTTTTCAAAGTCTTGCCCACCTTTGTGAAGCTGACGTAATTGGTAATCCTGTTGTCTGTAACCTTATTTGTTTCGGTTCATGAGCAAATAGAATTAGTCACCCCAACAAGGTGTAGTTTCTTGGGCATACTATGTTACAAAGTTTCTTTATACATGTCAATACTATCATGTTATCTTAAACTTCTGTGGTAAGTTTCACCTATGCTCCTGAGAGTCATCCTCTGCTGCATGCTCCATTTTAAAATTGAGATACATAATTCTTCAGTTAACAATGGGCATGTTTAGTTGGTCCAGAAACTTtcatcaatatcttcttctccttcttggatTAAAAAGTGATTTAGGACTAAAGTAGATGGCCATCAGTAAAATATATCTTATTGTTATTTTTTGGTGGATTACAAACATACTAGAGTTGCTTTTCTAgatattattatttaatttagtAGTGAGTTTAAAGTTCTGTCGGCATCTCCTGTCTCAGATTTTTACACAGCCTGGGATGTCATCAGGAAGCATGTTCTGACTTACACTGTAGACCCAAATCTTGCTCAGAGGTAAGCATAAGATTGTAGTAAGCTTTAAATTGTGGGTCTGCTTGACTATACCATGATTGACATAATTGTTGGCACTACCGTTAGAAAAAGGTAATGTTAGAGGTTGTGCTCAGTAATCAATACATGTCACAGTTGGTTAATTGTTCTCCCTTTGCCTTTTTAATTCTGTCTAGACATGGTTAAATTCTGATACTGTTCAAGTATAGTAAGTTATCTCTTTGAGTTTAAAGATACCCTGCCCCTTTAACTTCTGCTTAATGGCAGCCTTTGCCTTCTTCTGAGGTGGGGTGCAATGGACGCTGAAGCACATCCTGAAGCCTCAAAAAACATCTTGCAGATCTTATGGAGTGTTAGCATCTCTACTCATCCTGGTCTGGAGACACAGTGGGCAAAGGCAAGGGCCTCTTCCTTTAAGGCCTTGGCTCAATTTGAggtaaatttgttttttttcctgaaTGGCTGCTTATATATACAAATACCTAGGGTAGTGATTTGGCATTCCCCTTTCAGACTTGCTCTCCACTTTTAACTACTTAAGAGGGGAGTCTAAGTGTTAAAATATATTCAAAAGTGGAGTGCTAAAATcactccatatatatatatatatatatatatatatatatatataatgaccTATTCCAGTTTCAGTGACTGCTTACTCTCATACTGGATTGGTTGGCAACTTATCTTATAACAGCTATCTTATTACATATATTGTTTTTTGGCATTCTTCTATGAAAATGTTTTTCTTTATGTTATTAAATGTTTCCCTAGGTATCACATATTGAACAAAAAATTCAAGATTTCAAGAAAAGGAACCTGGAGCTGCTTTCTTGTGAAGCAAACATTACTGTACTGAATGCCATGGAAGAACTTCTGGTCAAGATAATAACATATGAGCACCTGTAAGCAACATAATCCTTTAATAAACTATCGTTGTAGCCCCACATGTTACTGATACTGCCCCCTTTTCTTCTAACTCTTTCATTTCTCATAAATGTTTTAAATGAATTAGCACAAGGCGAAGATTGGTTAAGGAGAAAAGAGTTGCAGGAAGTAAGATCGAGAAGCTGCTGGATGTGTTTCCCCAGGTGATCTTTTCTTCAGGTATCAAGAGATTGGGGTCTTTAATGTTCTTTTATAAACATACCAACATACTAACACTTGCACACACAATCACGGTTGCTTGTTttgtctttatatatatatatatattctttaatgtttttattttaagaggTCAAGGTCCTTTGGCTAAATTTTGCAATGCTATGTCAAAAGAGATACAAAATGAATAATGTCAATCTCATGGAATCACTGGACTTTACTCGAATCTTGAACTCAATTATAAAGGTTCATTAAACAATGAAACTGTGTGcaaatattattattatcaatCACTTAATCCACATGTTAGTTTTGTAGGTTactttaattttattaaatccATATCAGTAATAGTAGAGGTTATAATTGATGGTAATTTATCAAACTTGATCATTCTGATTTGCTCTTGTTATTTGTGACCTGCATAGCATATTTGTATCTTCCTCTGAGAATGGACAGTTCATTTGCAGGGAAACGAAGTGATGCGAGGGAGTTACCTGGTGCAGCCTTGCTGTGTCTTTCCTTTACTCCTAAAGATGTGAACACCCAAGGGCTATCAAGGGTAAGATTGTAAATCAAAATATTCTTTTCTTCGTAGAGCTTCGAATCTTAATTAATTTATGTCTTCCAGCTGTCCTTTGaatcttcatatttttttgGCATAGGGATTCCGGGATATACATGGTGGATATGAGAATGCTCTGGTGGAACTAGCTTCATCCCTTCAGCTCTCAAGAAATATTTTTGTTGCCCTTATTTCACTGGAATCATGGAAATCCTTCATGCGGCGTTGGCTGAGGGCTGATATCTTGTCCTTTGATGCTAAAGTGTCATCTATCGTCTTGGATAAAACCACTAAAGCTGCTAGTGACATTCTAAAGGTTCACTGTATTGTTTGCTTCAATAGATATACCCTCTATTTTTCTGAACCTGTTCTAACTTTTATCATTTTATATAATTATGAAATGCGCAGAGTATGATAAAAATAGCAGAAGAGGCTCTTCCTAGATCTGCTGAAAACATCGCACTAGCTGTTGGTGCCCTTTGTGCGGTAAGATATGTTATGTGAAATCTTTATGTAAATTTAATGAGCTTACTGCGCTGcagaattattattattattatatatattttttaaaattaattttttagtTCAATGGTGTTTGTAATAGAACCATGAGGAATAAACTTTATCATCTTTGATTTCCCCTAGATGAAACATCTAATAGAGAGAATATATTCTACCCCATAGGTGTTGGACATTTTGGTATTtgataaaacaaaataataattatatttATTGATCAATATTGTTAAAAATAATTCATGTTCAGCTGCTCACTTTTAGCACCAATTGACTGGTCTCCAGTTTAAATTTAATCCTAGTACCCCATTTTTTGTAGTATAACATTATGCACAAAGAAGCAAAACTCATGCATTGAAAGTATACTAGATGAACACCTTAAAACTGTGGCATGATATTAGAATGATCTAAAGGATTGAGTAAGGAAGATCTAGATTGATCAATGGACAGCACTATCCAATTAAACTAAAGCTTCAATTTACTTGCCCAgaaaagcaacaaaaaaaaagaaagaaaaggtagATTACTTACTGATCTTCATTGTCCCTCGTAGTTCCGACCTATTCTTTCTTGCCAGGTTTAAATTATTACAGTAATTAGTGGCTGTTTACTCTGCCCAGCCTTAAGTTTTGGCTCTTTGTCAGGTCTTGCCTCCGTCTGCCCATACTGTTAAAGCAGCTGCTTCAAAATTTCTATTGAATTGGTTGGTCCAGCCTGAGCATGAACACCGCAAATGGTCTGCTGCAATTTCTCTTGGATTAATCTCAAGTCGCCTACATGTTACTGATCATAAGCAGAAGTTTGAGAATATTGCGAGACTTGTTGAGGTACGTAGAGTTATTTGAtgctatttctttctttcttatatttTTAATATTACTTCTGTTCTCCCCACTTTTCCTTGCCTCTGATCCCAGATCACACAAATACTTTGATATGATAAATATGCATTAGAATAGGTTTGTATATCCGGATGTCATTTTCACAGATATTGCATGCCTTCAGGTGATGTGTAATAGCAAAAGCACCCTTGTGAAAGGAGCCTGTGGGGTTGGCTTGGGCTTTTCTTGCCAAGATCTTCTTACCAGGGCTGATGCCGCTGATTATTCTAGCACGGAGAAAGACTCAGACAAGATGTCAGAAAGGGACTTGCTTGGTGTCATAGTTAAGGCGTTATTACGTATGATAAGTGATATCACTCAAGTGGCTCCTGATATTTTGGAAAGTCTCTCTGCTTATTTCCCACCTAGCAGAGATGATATAGATACAAATATAACTGCTGAGTTGTCAAATAAGAACTGTGATAACTCTCTAGAAGATATCTGGGGTATTGCCGGACTTGTTCTTGGTTTGGCTAGTTCTGTTGGTGCAATGTACAGAGCTGGGGCGCATGATGCTATTTTCAAGTTGAAAGATGTAATGGTATCATGGGTTCCACATATGAATAGACTGGTTCAAGGTTCTGGTTCTTACTCTGGGGGTTCTGAGATAGTTTTGTCAGTAGGATCTTGTCTTGCAGTTCCCATTTTAGTAGCATTCTGCCAAAGAGTAGAATTGATGGATGAGACTGAAGTAAACCATTTAGTAAATGGTTACAGGGAGCTCATTTCTGAATTACTGTCTGTCAAAAAATCTGGCACTTTCTATCACAGCTTATTGATGGCATCATGCATAGGGGCAGGCAGTCTTCTAGCCTGCATACTGAATGAAGGGGTGCATGCTATTGAAGTTGAGCGTGTAAAGGATCTACTAGAATTGTTCAAAAAATGCTATTCTAGTCCTTACCCTCCTTTAGTCCATTTCGGAGGGATGCTTGGAGTTGTTAACGCTATGGGAGCAGGTGCTGGGATCCTGCTTGACAGGCCTCCGCTAACCTCAGTGCAGGCACCTTTTGAACAGAAGGTACATTTATTTTACAATTGCAAGAAAATATATACCTGTTTTTTGTCGTTGGATTCTTTGTTTGCATGTATTTTGACATCTTGTTTCTTCTGATAGGAATCTGGCTATGTCATGGGTCCTCTACTCTCAAATCCTGCTTGTGAGCGGCATTTGACATCGTTGATGCAGGATATATTTCTTGTTGCACAGAAATCTGATGATCATCAATTGCAACAGTATGCTGCATGGGCGGCTTCATTTCTTCGAAGTCATTTGTTGTCCAAGGATGCTGTCAATGTTGACAATAGTCTTAATACTGATTCAGGTGGTTCAAAATCTGTTTCCCAAAGTTTTGCAGATGACAGTTTAGTTATGAAGCTTTCTTCATGGCTAATGCATCTCAACTTTACTAGGGTACGTTTCTTGCTACTACTTTTTCTGTGGTACTCCTTTCTCAGGCAGTTGTCTTCTGGATGTCTATTTGTTTTTGGCTTTTTGCACGtgtacttttttctttcttttggattGATGAGAGATATGAGTGCTTTTGTTGACTTATTTTAACTGTTGATACTACTAGACATTTATTCTCATTGATCTCTATATATGTGACACTGTATGGTTGTTAAGTAAGGTATATGAAGTCTTAGACAATTCCCATTTAATGGCTTTATGCCGATTTTTGCACATGGGATTTTTAATTTACTTATACAGCATAATGTAATTACTTCTATGATACTACATATGTGCAAATTTTAGCAATGGATACACTGGATTAGAGTTCCCCCCCAACCCCCCCCCCCGTTTTTCCTCCTTCCTGCTCTGAGTCGAGTTTTATGTGTACACATAAAAGAAGATTCTGTTCTTTttaaagtctttttttttttttttctatgcgTCTTTCACTCTTTCTAATGTATTCAACTATGATTTCAGACAGGTAATGTCGCTCATGTTGGCACAGTAATAACTGTAGTAAGGTGTCTTTCACAAGCTCCTAGATTGCCAATGTTGGACTGGGGATCAATCATTAGACGTGGCATGAGATATGAGGCACAGGTTGTGGAGATGTTACCAACAGAATCATCATTCCAAAAAGGAATTCTTAGGGAGGAGTGTCTAAAGTTCTCATTAGCTCATGCAAATAAATTTGACCAACTCCTAAGTTTCCTAGATGAGCTATCTGACTTGTCCAGATTCAGTACACTAGAGTGGAATCTGCAATATTGTGTTCTCAACCATCTTGCCGACCTCATAAAAGTATTCTCCGGTTCCAGGCGTGAAAAACTATTTGATGATCTCTGCAACTACTTTACTTCACGTCAATCATATGACACTGATGAGACAAGTTTGTTACGGATTTCATGCTGGAAGGGTCTGCACAAGTGTTTAGACGAGGCTTCTCTTGATTCTCTCGAGTACATATCCGACATAGAAAAATGCATGGAGGTGTTGTTTTCCTTGTTACCTGCAAGGCAATTAGCTGCTGTGGTAGGAGTAGGTCGGTTGAATTCTATAAAGGAGTGGTCTGAGGCAGTTAAATGCTTAGGAAAGGCTCGGAAAAGTTGGTTGGCGGATTTCCTACTGGTAAGCGTATGCTGATAATTTGTTTCTATGCTATGCTGTttcttcaaaaatatattaattgCTTGTTGTTGAATGAATATGCTGGTCAAGAGAATTGGTCTGTAAATTTGGTAGATTTTGTTTCCTTAGAAACTGTATCTCGCTCTGGTCACGTGTCAATACAGCTTCATTTTTGTTGAAAGCAGATAAGATACAAGAATACAAGTTGACTTTCTGTCACATACGTGTTCAGTTATATAATTACATTATCCTCACAGGTTTCACAGGAGGGCCTGCAACAAAGAGATGGTCAGCGTCTAGAAGTTCTGAAAAAAATTCAAGCCAAATCTAAGCTAGTTAGAATTGGTTCCATCCCTTTGACTGAGCTGGGAAGACTAAAAGCTCTGATATTGAATATTGAATCCGATGGTTagtatttgtttcttttctgaACAGTGATGGTCCTTTTCTATAATATATCCATATATTTTGCTTTTCAGTGACCTTATTTTTTCTTATAATGGTAATCTCCATTTAGAAACTAGTGCCTCTTTGAGAACCATTATGTAGGAATACCAACTATACCCCTGTTACTTTAAACAATTATAAAGTAGACACAAACACTTAAAACAGTATGGATATCATGGTGTTTCAACAAATTCAATCACCTAGCACACCCTGCCTTTCTCACCCTAGTACAACTCCTATCATATATTGTAAGAAATCACGTGTATGATCTTCCCAAGCTTTATGTAATTGTATCCTTGATGTGGATTGTTTTCAGGCATAT encodes the following:
- the LOC133726619 gene encoding protein RST1 isoform X2, with the protein product MDSYTPLLEKTRVPQPSLQKYAVISIFSKLRSAPNYLDSDSEPGREAISQCLHSASPAVVDQSVRELCGLVADDGSKIDVHRGLLELQSALEGSDSKFVDLFVKGLGFLVRLGFQKSNGKWSFSNTESHPLIKVLSCRSDVEAELVQQVLLFMAQNRRLGMVEVCEFLRPFINYLILRIPFSEMSFMFARRLVSSMASLCCSIPVDAMPVLKLLTECLQYVPHKSSEDFRNFIYLAECMVDAYTVVLRHLAGTRLQLIAEAQLCGLELFEKIISICTTGHKHSGSIEPLVELSKNLLLSQKDNGFPYAPKLSSAMLSLFIILVQSELEHEQLSTLKLLHLLLKWKYGNDRSGGAMSEELLFIFPVVGLLSSPSKHVKGAATDLLVMLERLLVRVLVAPKDKPAKEAGHPSLSTPGSIVFRILQHLWFQDSSSLSSLFLNFSSISKTNGEEIYDVPRSWASHLQEYTLSIVDKRKSSLPLSQTQEIYITEMPSLLSAIAGLLVMNEVQGGTALDSLAAIATMDPKLGAQMLLAILFYNNIFTRKDISRFTMLPKLLTMLPALASQSVMIPLVVQTILPMLHKDAKPTLHATAIRLLCQTWETNDRAFGSLQGLLVPKRFTDLKAERNICISMAASVRDVCRKNPDRGVDLILSVSACIENNDPIIQAVGFQSLAHLCEADVIDFYTAWDVIRKHVLTYTVDPNLAQSLCLLLRWGAMDAEAHPEASKNILQILWSVSISTHPGLETQWAKARASSFKALAQFEVSHIEQKIQDFKKRNLELLSCEANITVLNAMEELLVKIITYEHLTRRRLVKEKRVAGSKIEKLLDVFPQVIFSSGKRSDARELPGAALLCLSFTPKDVNTQGLSRGFRDIHGGYENALVELASSLQLSRNIFVALISLESWKSFMRRWLRADILSFDAKVSSIVLDKTTKAASDILKSMIKIAEEALPRSAENIALAVGALCAVLPPSAHTVKAAASKFLLNWLVQPEHEHRKWSAAISLGLISSRLHVTDHKQKFENIARLVEVMCNSKSTLVKGACGVGLGFSCQDLLTRADAADYSSTEKDSDKMSERDLLGVIVKALLRMISDITQVAPDILESLSAYFPPSRDDIDTNITAELSNKNCDNSLEDIWGIAGLVLGLASSVGAMYRAGAHDAIFKLKDVMVSWVPHMNRLVQGSGSYSGGSEIVLSVGSCLAVPILVAFCQRVELMDETEVNHLVNGYRELISELLSVKKSGTFYHSLLMASCIGAGSLLACILNEGVHAIEVERVKDLLELFKKCYSSPYPPLVHFGGMLGVVNAMGAGAGILLDRPPLTSVQAPFEQKESGYVMGPLLSNPACERHLTSLMQDIFLVAQKSDDHQLQQYAAWAASFLRSHLLSKDAVNVDNSLNTDSGGSKSVSQSFADDSLVMKLSSWLMHLNFTRTGNVAHVGTVITVVRCLSQAPRLPMLDWGSIIRRGMRYEAQVVEMLPTESSFQKGILREECLKFSLAHANKFDQLLSFLDELSDLSRFSTLEWNLQYCVLNHLADLIKVFSGSRREKLFDDLCNYFTSRQSYDTDETSLLRISCWKGLHKCLDEASLDSLEYISDIEKCMEVLFSLLPARQLAAVVGVGRLNSIKEWSEAVKCLGKARKSWLADFLLVSQEGLQQRDGQRLEVLKKIQAKSKLVRIGSIPLTELGRLKALILNIESDGIWDVLVEVVAALQHAEGSIKRQWLIDAAEISCVSSYPSTALKFLGLLSGSWSKYMPFLILDQQTVLSDLPVTLSSLLSNSSWGGVVESVVSSLFASLERIYNWTTHEAQVKDMPPGMQPIDESENPMAGFLLRVMHSTCVTLKDYLSLEKQLKLASMDI